The genomic stretch TGTAGCAGACAGGTCGGGATCAAGCGCCTGTCCAAAATCAGGAGATCATAGAGAGCATGGCCAAGTTTGAGCGTACGAAGCCGCATGTGAATATTGGGACGATCGGGCATGTAGATCATGGCAAGACGACCCTGACGGCGGCGATCACCAAAGTGCTGGCGATGAAGGGGTGGGCCAATTTCC from Anaerolineae bacterium encodes the following:
- the tuf gene encoding elongation factor Tu (EF-Tu; promotes GTP-dependent binding of aminoacyl-tRNA to the A-site of ribosomes during protein biosynthesis; when the tRNA anticodon matches the mRNA codon, GTP hydrolysis results; the inactive EF-Tu-GDP leaves the ribosome and release of GDP is promoted by elongation factor Ts; many prokaryotes have two copies of the gene encoding EF-Tu); protein product: MAKFERTKPHVNIGTIGHVDHGKTTLTAAITKVLAMKGWANF